One Pararge aegeria chromosome 1, ilParAegt1.1, whole genome shotgun sequence genomic region harbors:
- the LOC120627128 gene encoding uncharacterized protein LOC120627128, translated as MNPTNVINRLTPDNKCSSETDVTVDRDWPLASSRPKRLRTNSSNNGNEFLAFKNEFMQALDSLKSVINMKFADIEKSLNEIQLSNQEIEKSLEFVSAQYEDMSIKITTLEKECSINRGNIRILEEKIEDLTRNSKNSYFEIRNVPRCDNESKTLLRDYLLNLTKALSVSINSTDIRDVYRLQANKNPNPTIIVELANHYTKEEILRAARLYNQRNPNSKLNSFHITGKTEHTSRPAYIAEHLTSTAKRLYYLGRQLTKSNKYKFCWTNNGKVFMRKAEGSPLIQIKSEEQIKQLETAD; from the coding sequence ATGAACCCGACGAACGTAATAAATCGTTTGACACCGGACAACAAATGTAGCTCAGAGACCGATGTTACTGTAGACAGAGACTGGCCCCTGGCGTCATCAAGACCTAAACGTCTGCGTACAAACTCAAGTAACAACGGCAACGAATTTCTggcttttaaaaatgaatttatgcAAGCCCTGGACAGTTTAAAATCAGTTATAAATATGAAGTTCGCTGATATAGAAAAGTCCCTTAACGAAATTCAACTTTCGAATCAAGAGATTGAAAAGTCTCTCGAATTTGTCTCGGCCCAGTATGAGGAcatgtcaataaaaataactacgTTAGAAAAGGAGTGTTCTATTAATCGCGGCAATATACGCATTCTTGAAGAAAAAATTGAGGACCTTACCAGAAACTCAAAAAACTCGTACTTCGAGATCCGTAATGTTCCACGTTGTGATAATGAATCGAAGACTCTTTTACGtgattacctacttaatttgACTAAGGCGCTTTCAGTAAGCATTAATAGTACGGATATACGCGACGTTTATCGTCTTCAAGCAAACAAAAACCCGAACCCTACAATTATCGTGGAGCTTGCAAACCACTATACAAAGGAGGAAATTCTCAGAGCGGCTAGACTATATAACCAGCGGAATCCCAACAGTAAACTTAACTCGTTTCATATCACTGGCAAAACTGAACATACTTCACGACCGGCTTATATCGCAGAACATTTGACAAGCACTGCAAAAAGGCTTTATTACTTAGGCAGGCAGCTCACTAAGTCAAATAAGTACAAATTTTGTTGGACGAACAATGGAAAAGTATTTATGCGCAAAGCAGAGGGCTCCCCGCTTATTCAGATCAAAAGTGAAGAGCAAATTAAGCAACTCGAAACTGCTGATTGA
- the LOC120625607 gene encoding uncharacterized protein LOC120625607 has product MNINQELLITLIQERPVIWDKTIDDYKNKRLKYDSWKEIFIHFQPTFEDLSGDEKNKFGQMVMKKWTNMKDSWIKYDKKINECKSGSSAKKIRKYMFYDEMMFLKKNVEHRKTDSNMTEHVHDSSLSNENFDSAVPNQSSSGYTERSETQRAKKKRKNELSEVDIRFMKFMDSAERDEKKKSRSMNFFMGIADTVDKFSDENMIDFQFQVISIIKNIQQRQCTQYIPTSRNQWDQGHQGYLSGTASSNAQSSTYGYSTAARSSYGISRPQTSSHDFGHGSGLEPIHYRPESQLSVHSVNAESISADSQVSIEDEFDFSTALE; this is encoded by the exons atgaacataaatCAAGAATTATTAATTACGTTGATTCAAGAAAGGCCTGTAATATGGGATAAGACCATCgacgattataaaaataagcggCTTAAATATGATTCCtggaaagaaatatttattcatttccaGCCCACATTTGAAGATTTAAGTGGTGATGAGAAAAACAAGTTTG ggcAAATGGTGATGAAGAAGTGGACCAATATGAAAGATAGCTggataaaatatgacaaaaaaattaatgaatgtaaGTCTGGTTCttcagcaaaaaaaataagaaaatatatgttcTATGATGAAATGATgttcctaaaaaaaaatgttgagcaTCGCAAGACCGATTCTAACATGACTGAACATGTTCATGATTCTAGCCTCAGTAATGAAAATTTTGATAGTGCAGTCCCGAATCAATCAAGCTCGGGATACACTGAACGGAGTGAGACGCAAAgggctaaaaaaaaaagaaaaaatgaacTAAGTGAAGTTGACATTAGGTTTATGAAGTTTATGGATTCAGCAGAACGAGATGAGAAAAAGAAAAGCCGTAGTATGAACTTTTTTATGGGAATCGCTGATACAGTTGACAAGTTCAGTGATGAAAATATGATAGACTTTCAGTTTCAagtaatttcaataattaaaaatattcaacaaagaCAGTGTACTCAGTATATACCTACATCAAGAAACCAATGGGATCAAGGCCATCAAGGATATTTAAGTGGTACAGCATCCTCAAATGCGCAATCGTCAACATATGGATATTCTACAGCTGCTAGATCGAGCTATGGAATAAGTCGTCCACAGACGTCTTCTCATGATTTTGGACACGGTTCTGGTTTAGAGCCAATCCACTACCGACCCGAATCACAATTATCTGTACATAGTGTAAATGCGGAAAGTATCTCGGCAGATTCTCAAGTTTCTATTGAAGACGAATTCGATTTTAGTACCGCACTTGAGTAG
- the LOC120625601 gene encoding protein ANTAGONIST OF LIKE HETEROCHROMATIN PROTEIN 1-like, producing MNFLTKKKIIVAYYIYRKKKIEKKREVRFWIHPILEKREEYGAFHTLVKNQLREDEDKFYNYFRMQKTTFDNLLQKLSQELKHQDTFMRESISPAERLAVTLRYLATGDTFTDLYYSYRIGIKTISCIVREVCHYIWLELYKEYMKMPSKEDWLHIASKFQESSNFPLCLGAVDGKHIRLIKPIDSGSMFLNYKHFFSIVLMAVVDSDYNFIFVDVGAYGKECDSSVFKETPFWKNLTNNGLNLPDATRLPGIDYDLPYVFVADEAFALHYHLLRPFGGHQLDQLKRTFNYRLTRARRFVECAFGILSNKWRIFHRPMNVSIDLAVDIVKTCCVLQNFIHKQENFQFHNASENESTLDSESELIQLPITNAVRGSLAANEVRNRFAQYFVSNEGRLSYQNNYA from the exons ATGAATTTTCTTacgaaaaaaaagattatagttgcttattacatatataggaaaaagaaaatagaaaaaaaaagggaaGTAAGGTTTTGGATACATCCGATTTTAGAAAAAAGGGAGGAATATGGCGCGTTTCATACACTTGTCAAGAATCAATTGAGAGAAGATGAAGAcaagttttacaattattttagaaTGCAGAAAACTACATTCGACAACTTGCTCCAAAAATTATCCCAGGAACTAAAACATCAAGATACTTTTATGCGAGAGAGTATATCGCCCGCAGAAAGATTGGCTGTAACTCTgag gTATCTAGCAACAGGAGATACCTTTACTGACCTATACTACAGCTATAGAATTGGAATAAAAACCATAAGTTGCATCGTACGTGAAGTATGCCACTACATTTGGTTAGAACTGTATAAAGAATATATGAAAATGCCATCTAAAGAAGACTGGCTACACATTGCAAGCAAATTTCAAGAATCTTCCAACTTCCCGCTGTGCTTAGGAGCGGTCGATGGAAAACACATCAGACTTATTAAGCCAATTGATAGTGGCTcgatgtttttaaattacaaacattttttttctatagttttGATGGCAGTAGTAGATAGCGATTACAACTTTATATTTGTTGACGTTGGCGCCTACGGAAAGGAGTGTGATTCCAGTGTGTTTAAAGAGACCCCATTTtggaaaaatttaacaaacaacGGATTAAATCTACCCGATGCAACACGTTTGCCTGGAATTGACTACGATTTGCCATATGTGTTCGTTGCGGACGAAGCCTTTGCTTtgcattatcacttgcttcgtccATTTGGTGGTCATCAGCTTGATCAATTAAAACGTACATTTAACTACAGACTCACAAGAGCGCGAAGATTTGTTGAATGTGCGTTTGGCATTTTATCCAATaaatggcgaatttttcaccGGCCAATGAATGTGTCCATCGATTTGGCAGTTGATATTGTGAAAACATGTTGtgttttgcaaaattttatacataagcaGGAAAACTTTCAGTTTCACAATGCGAGTGAAAATGAGTCCACCCTTGATTCAGAATCGGAACTAATCCAGTTACCTATCACGAATGCAGTTCGCGGAAGTTTGGCGGCTAATGAAGTTCGCAACAGATTTgcacaatattttgtatctaACGAAGGTCGCCTCTCCTATCAAAACAACTATGCATaa
- the LOC120627217 gene encoding uncharacterized protein LOC120627217: MVDWDMIIIALLAEEEEMEEHINKIRRQKVRRRIWVEECWQERCSYGEFNTLCTTLPSKGVLFYDYYKMDYEKFRMLVEILRPYIQKKTTNYRSTISIEERLTICLRFLTVGSSFKSLAFNYRVGYSTVRSIVYETCAAIWKVLQPIVMPKPTEETWSQIEEGFKNIWQFPNCIGALDGKHVQIRSPHSSGSQFYNYKKSFSTVLLAVVDANYKFVIVDVGAYGRNSDGGILSNSKLGQKLNNTLHIPQNKCLPSTNKEIPHVFVADEAFPLTNNIMRPFPGNVIRGDEQKKIFNYRLSRARRMVESAFGIMVQKYEVFQRPLKVQPHLDKIILACTCLHNFLIDEKYIHTQSHESNQSEIIFQDFEQLNEEEEDGSNVTESMKIRDEFKKYFSSEAGSVHWQDNIINRPC, translated from the exons ATGGTGGACTGGGATATGATTATAATTGCGCTTTTGGCGGAAGAAGAAGAAATGGAagaacatattaataaaataaggcgCCAGAAAGTCAGACGAAGAATATGGGTCGAGGAATGTTGGCAGGAAAGGTGTAGTTATGGTGAATTTAATACACTTTGTACAACTTTACCATCGAAAGGAGTTTTGTTTTATGATTACTATAAAATGGATTATGAAAAATTTCGAATGCTTGTGGAAATTTTACGTCCATATATTCAAAAGAAGACCACTAATTATCGTTCAACCATTTCTATTGAGGAACGCTTAACCATTTGTTTAag atttttgaCTGTAGGCAGTAGTTTCAAATCCTTGGCTTTCAACTACCGCGTGGGTTACAGCACAGTTCGGTCAATAGTGTATGAAACTTGTGCTGCAATTTGGAAAGTATTGCAGCCTATTGTCATGCCGAAGCCAACAGAGGAGACTTGGTCGCAAATTGAAGAAGGGTTCAAAAATATTTGGCAATTCCCGAACTGCATTGGAGCACTGGATGGCAAGCATGTACAAATACGATCGCCCCATAGCAGTGGAAGTCAGTTTTACAACTACAAGAAATCATTTAGTACCGTATTGTTAGCCGTTGTAGACGCAAATTACAAATTTGTTATAGTTGATGTTGGTGCATACGGCCGCAATAGTGATGGCGGTATATTGTCAAATTCTAAGttaggacaaaaattaaataatacacttCATATACCTCAGAATAAGTGTTTACCATccacaaataaagaaataccacACGTATTCGTAGCCGATGAAGCATTTCCGTTAACCAATAATATAATGAGACCTTTCCCTGGAAATGTCATTAGAGGTGAcgagcagaaaaaaatattcaattatagaCTGAGCCGAGCCCGACGCATGGTGGAGAGTGCATTTGGAATAATGGTACAGAAGTATGAAGTTTTTCAAAGACCACTAAAAGTGCAACCTCATCTAGACAAGATCATACTTGCTTGTACTTGTTTACACAATTTTCTTattgatgaaaaatatattcatactcAATCTCACGAGTCGAATCAATctgaaattatatttcaagATTTTGAACAGCtaaacgaagaagaagaagacggaAGTAATGTAACTGAAAGTATGAAGATACGAgatgaattcaaaaaatattttagttcagAAGCTGGGTCTGTTCATTGGCAAGACAATATAATAAATCGACCTTGTTAA
- the LOC120627282 gene encoding uncharacterized protein LOC120627282: MDNFDTELFIDEIEKRVAIWDMESSDYFNRVIKRMNWEEIVEIFCEPGDSQEKKKALGISLQKKWKGLRDGFVREMKKMKTTPSGSGASSKAKYIYFERLMFLERSTRNKATESNINTTSVTAEEQEFSGDGEDVMRPPLSQVKKKKKLNAADEEFLAIINKNLTSRNQPQTSNQMESDDDKLFCMSLHKELIKIPEENRLQTKIELMKVLQAQQTMYDKPSAVRSAYQPSTQYHYQVGLTQRGQRDYFEETGYNTTESLTSSLSPATYNRGYFTTPRNTLAQNTLPTTPSPASTQDSQESELMELYNN, from the exons ATGGATAACTTCGATACTGAACTTTTTATAGACGAAATTGAAAAAAGAGTAGCCATATGGGATATGGAATCTTCAGACTATTTCAATAGAGTAATAAAACGTATGAACTGGGAAGAAATAGTCGAAATTTTTTGTGAACCTGGCGATTcccaagaaaagaaaaaagcttTAG GCATTTCATTGCAAAAGAAGTGGAAAGGATTGCGTGATGGCTTTGTTAGAGAAATGAAGAAGATGAAAACCACACCGTCTGGATCAGGAGCCTCCAGCAAagccaaatatatttattttgaacgtTTGATGTTCCTCGAACGATCGACACGGAATAAAGCTACTGAAAGCAATATCAACACCACGTCTGTAACAGCTGAAGAACAAGAATTTTCTGGCGATGGGGAAGATGTAATGAGACCTCCGCTTAGTCaggtgaaaaagaaaaaaaagctgaACGCAGCTGATGAAGAATTTCTCGCcatcataaacaaaaatttaacatcTAGAAATCAGCCACAGACATCAAACCAAATGGAGTCAGATGATGACAAATTATTCTGCATGTCATTACACAAGGAGCTTATTAAAATACCAGAGGAAAACAGACTTCaaacaaaaattgaattaatgaaaGTGCTTCAAGCTCAACAAACCATGTATGATAAACCTTCAGCTGTTCGATCTGCCTACCAACCTTCTACACAATATCATTACCAAGTAGGGCTAACACAACGTGGACAGAGAGATTATTTTGAAGAAACAGGATATAACACAACAGAATCTTTAACATCTTCGTTGTCCCCTGCAACTTATAATCGAGGTTATTTCACTACGCCACGGAATACTCTCGCCCAAAACACTCTTCCAACAACACCATCACCGGCATCTACACAAGATTCGCAAGAATCTGAATTAATGGAgctatacaataattaa
- the LOC120624949 gene encoding protein ALP1-like, protein MEVDEEVCLLWLLLKKKKRKRRYWVHPILRDRLVHGQFVTLYPKLRMYDNKFFDYLRMSIKSFDELIELIRQDISCSETHLRPSVSPEEKLVITLRYLGTGCSFGELSYNYRLGKSTITGIVREVCKSLWNKLVNIVMPEATEDIWKTIARDFERYANFPNCIGAIDGKHIRVIKPVDSGSLYHNYKHYFSIVLLALCDANYCFTYVDIGAYGKSSDSAIFKNSVFYKRLTEKSLNIPTPKPISNVDLTPMPYVIVGDEAFGLAENLMRPYSGKCLPYEKRIFNYRLSRARRNIECTFGILANKWRIFHRPINVNIDFAEDIIKASCVLHNYVRTRDGLKFKDTLYNAPMTNLNTLHAGRGTPSSLNIRDKFAHYFVNDGRVPWQDTKI, encoded by the exons ATGGAGGTCGACGAAGAAGTGTGTTTACTGTGGTTGctccttaaaaaaaagaaaagaaaaaggcgGTATTGGGTGCATCCAATATTACGTGACCGACTAGTACATGGTCAGTTCGTAACATTATATCCCAAATTAAGAATGTATGATAACAAATTTTTTGACTATTTGAGAATGtcaataaaatcttttgatGAACTAATTGAACTGATCAGGCAAGATATTTCATGCTCTGAAACGCATTTGAGGCCAAGCGTGTCACCGGAAGAGAAACTCGTAATAACTTTAag ATATCTTGGTACGGGTTGTTCATTTGGAGAACTAAGCTACAATTACCGCCTAGGAAAATCGACGATTACTGGAATTGTCCGCGAAGTATGTAAATCATTGTGGAATAAGTTGGTAAACATAGTCATGCCCGAAGCGACTGAAGATATCTGGAAGACAATAGCACGAGACTTTGAGAGATATGCAAATTTTCCAAATTGCATTGGTGCTATAGACGGCAAGCATATCCGAGTTATAAAGCCTGTTGATTCGGGTTCTTTGTATCATAACTATAAACATTACTTTTCCATAGTGCTCTTAGCACTTTGCGACGCCAACTATTGCTTTACTTATGTTGATATTGGGGCTTATGGCAAAAGCAGTGAttctgctatatttaaaaattcggttttttataaacgcctgacagaaaaatcattaaacataCCAACACCTAAACCAATATCTAATGTAGACCTAACACCAATGCCTTATGTTATAGTTGGAGATGAAGCCTTCGGCTTAGCAGAAAATTTAATGCGCCCATATTCAGGCAAATGTTTACCATAtgaaaaaaggatttttaactATAGGTTATCGAGAGCCCGACGTAATATTGAGTGCACTTTTGGTATTTTGGCGAACAAATGGCGCATCTTTCATAGGCCTATAAATGTAAACATAGATTTTGCCGAAGATATAATAAAAGCTTCTTGTGTTCTACATAACTATGTGCGGACTAGAGATGgtctaaaatttaaagatacttTATATAATGCACCCATGACTAATCTCAATACCTTGCATGCGGGAAGAGGGACACCGTCATCTTTGAATATCAGAGATAAATTCGCTCATTACTTTGTGAATGATGGGCGTGTTCCATGGCAAGACACAAAGATATAG